A window of Cydia fagiglandana chromosome Z, ilCydFagi1.1, whole genome shotgun sequence genomic DNA:
aaaaggacaaccatactgttgacaaggtgagcTTCAAATCAAATGTTGCCTTTTTttatgcatccaggctgtgtatgtgtgcgtaaaaacgtgtatgtgtgctcttttagggatgtcaaaagtcgattttaatcgtgttatacaccgtgaaattttagtggttgttttcccgcaacgaaatgattctgctatcgatatacagtcgatgtgtaatcttttttttaagtaatgttaagaaatgccagatttataaatgtgtcgaacgaaactcgaaagtgacctaacaccagtagtagcactgcagtagtacctaactaattcttttgagtgaatgaaacaaaataacctgaAAAGTAGTTCCATCTATTTTTCCTTCACatattttacgtgcagttagtttgcagatccttaatagtaaacataacaagttaagatcaagcttttaatgatcaaaaacttaaacaaacacttaaacttcccgataccgcaatacacaatcacctttgccctgtgcatgtggtggcgtttgaaactgcccgtggttaagcagccgctgtgttgcggcgacaattgttcgtccgtgtggaacttgggggtttaaaatcccccgaagacgcagcgactgtaaatggtccggttccgcgtaaagtcgccgggcggcgtgggagtcgtagttagccctagcgtacagctgcaccatcgcgacgtactctaaattagaatattcgtaatgtcgatccattttactagaaatagcagggatgacattgacaggatctgttatcacattagtttaataagcgaagaggatgtaattattcgatttaccaaagttgacacaacgatcaaactaataaaaaggttttatttcaactgttaatcgtgaaggaacagtctaagtaaattttaatttcagttgtcaaacagtaaagcactctagccttgttacacagtttaaaaaagtaacatgtgcttgtttatttgtttatctgtttacaatatcgggaactgtcgtcgacttgcagttttagtgtgttactattgtttttcgcttgttcgagtttaggttagttttttgtaatatttttttttggaaaacagtttatttataagtttgtctatcataattcgaaagtactaccgatagcaaatcgccctgccgcgggaaaacaaccactaaaatttcacggtgtatatcgATAAACCCTACACAGCGGAACggaatagctattaattgaagcttcaatatcttcgttaaacataaacataattgaaatgctaattaataataaatatattagaatataataaaataattcaattattgcggaacacatattttagtaagtatttatttatgtgttcttcctggcgttatcccggcattttgccacggctcatgggagcctggggtccgcttgacaactaatcccatgatttgacgtaggcactagtttttacgaaagcgactgccatctgaccttccaacccagaggggaaactaggccttattgggattagtccggtttcctcacgatgttttccttcaccgaaaagcgactggcaaatatcaaatgatatttcgtacataagttccgaaaaactcattggtacgagccggggtttgaacccgcgacctccggattgaaagtcgcacgctcttaccgctaggccaccagcgcttccagcgctttttgttaaaaaatatatagcataatataattattttcttgcCCGCCTAAATACCTTTTTTCTGTTACACGAAGACGATAGGTGTCACGATGTAGATATGTACCTAAAAATagtagtaagtattattttatatattaattaaatatctgaactttcccttggttccctgctggggcgtgacgataaaattgtgatcagtggcccattttataaagctacaagttacaatttacaagcggaagtctctttctaaccctatgtgttagaacgagacttccgcttgtaaattgtaatttgtagctttttaaaataggccactgataaccacaataaagaataaaagcgtttttgttcattttaggtatcgttaaacctttgaagtaaaattaaaattgcaagaaatgtcgatagtttatcgatatgactttatcgacatggctacagctaGGTGGTggtaaattgttaatcgtacactaaacaaaagtggcaacagtgacagctcgctgagacaccgtctctatatattataagtctatgcgataaatatatccatatttacagttaattatccaccttttccttatttttattaaaagaaaaatgaaaaattcatatcgatttacttagacgactaccgattcataacggtggtgtccggtctaccctaaaataaaaaaataaaccgggcaagtgcgagtcggactcacgcacgaagggttacgtaccaaaaaccaaaaaaaaacggaaaaaaaagcaaaaagaaaacggtcacccatccaagtactgaccacgcccgacgttgcttaactttggtcaaaaatcacgtttgctgtatgggagccccacttaaatctttattttattctgtttttagtatttgttgttatagcggcaacagaaatacatcacccgtgaaaatttcaactgtcaagctatcacggttcgtgagatacagcctggtgacagtcagacggacagacggacagacggacggacagcgaagtcttagtaatagggtcccgttttaccctttaggtacggaaccctaaaaagacgtagaacgtaaaccaagggcccaacgttttctgttctctttgacggcgcaactagtatcatttctctctcctcgctcttttaattttttttgtcaaaaaaggacaaccatactgttgacaagatggacttcaaatcaaagtgttgccttttttggtagacccaggttgtgtatgtgtgcgtaaaagcgtatatgtgtgctcttttagggatgtgaaagtCCATTTTagtcatgttatatatcgataaacgctacacagcggaacgaaatagctattaattgaagcttcaatatcttcgttaaacataaacataattgaaatgctaatggataatgaatatattataatgtaataaaataattcaattattgcggaacacctattttagtaggtgtttatgtatttgaattaaatatctgaattttcccttggttccctcctggggcgtgacttataaattgtgatctgataaccacaatagaGCCTGGGAAGTAGTGTCAtaaggtgcaaattttggtatcggatgaattcacttagcacagatgtaatatatatacgtaaagctaagctaattgagcccggtagacatccgccaccccctggcaggtaggcagggggggcagtcaaagtaatttgtaatggattcaagcttagaactcctttttaacccccttagaggatgaatttttaaaaacgctgaaattacttttcttgtattctaataatatgcggatataaaaagtttcaagccccacactcgaaaaaaatattgatctccatacaaattttcaacccctatttcaccaccttaggggataaattttcaaaaacgctgaaattagttttcttgtattttaataatatatcttataacgaagtttgaaattcctagcttaaaataaaacatgaactccatataaactttcgtcaactttttaacccccttagggatagaatttttcaaaatcgcttcttatctcttgtacacattataaatgtaagctggtgtgcaaatttcaactttctaaaaaattgcaaaccgattttgatttgttcgtcaatatttttgtttttttctattaaactgtacatgaaatgtctcaaaaatgaattccttatgcccgatttatctggaaatgataccaaactcgaggtGGTAGGTAAATAGAAGCCGATATGTAGCGTGTAACTTTGGATGCCCCCCTGCTTACCCACCAGGGGGTGGCGTTTGGCTACCGGGCTGGATTGGCTTTTTACATATACTACATCTGTGCCAAgggaattcatccgataccaaaatttgcacgtccCATACATTGGGTGACACTGCTTACCTCactaataaagaataaaagcgtttttgttcattataGGTAtcttaaacctttgaagtaaaattaaaattgcaagaaatgtcgatagtttatcgatatgactttatcgacatggctgttattatacttattatatatGAATAAGAATATGGAACTATTAACTAAATTTTATTCAACCAAACATTCTTCTAATCAAAAATGTTAACAATGTTTCAATGAAAGTAGAACGGAAACATACAAAGTAGAAAAATTGTATAAACACAAGCTACAGGATTAAATGCAGATGACTGCTTGGTTTTCAACTCTTCAATTCCGACTAGTTTTTGTGGGAACGTAGGAATTGAAATAACGTTTCTTTCCTCCTCATTCTTTATTTTTTCGTCTACCCAAGCTTTGAAGCTAAAAGTTGGCAAAATAGTTCCCATTTCCTTGTTTATAGCATAATTAGGCGAtatttcttgaatacaatttgGTGATCCCTTTACTATTACGCCTACTAGTTCATTTCCAAATATAGCAGGGCCGCCGTAATCGGTGAAACAAGTCGGCTCTTTCGTTTCAATGCAGTCGATGAAAACATTCAGCTTATTACCGGGGGATCCCATAAAACGATTCTCCACACCGACATATTGAAGTTGCTCTGTTGCACTGGACGGTTCGTTCAGCCCAAATCCGAAAAGCTCCACGTCTACGAGGTTCTGGGCGGTAGTGTAGTTGCTTAGTTTAACCTTGGAGGCAATTGAAGAATTAAATTTATGCGTATAAACAATACCAACATCATTAAGAGATTCTTCACCGGTATAACTTGGGAATTTTTCAGTTTTAATCACACTGATTCGCTCTGCTCCTGGGGCGTTTCGCTTAGCAATTATTGTATTCAATAACACGGCATTGATTTGCTTTTGGATACATGAAGCCGTGGTTAGTATCATGCCATTGGCGATTACCGTGCCAGAACATATATGTGTGTCACTAAGAGATAGACATGCTGCCACGAAGGGGAACTGTTTGGCAGTTGCGTTTAATATAGGATGCATATTGTTGTTTTGCCTTCTAGCACTGCATAGATTAATTCTGGTTTTGTTTTCTGGCTCCATTTCCGGAATATCCATAGCTATATCTTTAGCCTCATCGTTGTCGCCAATGTCATCGTTCACGTCGGCTCGTAAATTATCGACGCTTTTTTTCACATTTTCTGCATAAGAAATACAGACAAGCCCTATAAAGAATATAGTAAAAACACGCTTTTTCATTTTCACGTTATATGAACGACGGCAAAAAATTTACGTCACCTTTTGTCTTGATATTTGCTTCTAGAATAAAAGTgacaatatattatttttttcgaGATGTCTATAGAGTATATGATTATTACGTGCAGCCAGTTTAAATAAACTGAAATTAAAGTGAACTCAACATACAAATATAAAAGTTAAAGGTTAAAGTCTGTGCgcaaagagaagagtcgtgaaatatcTCTTTGTGCACAGACTCTTGAATATAATATGAtacccatttttagggttccgtacccaaagggtaaaaacttaAAGGTTTCTAGGTGACTAATACGAACTCTTAATACTTAGCaggatcctattactaaaactccgatgtccgtctgtccgttcgtctgtctgtcaccaggctgtaactcacgaaccgtgatagctagacagttaaaattttcacagatgatgtatttctgttgctgctacaacaacaaatactaaaaacatatgtttaagttgggctcccatacaacaaccgTGATTTTTTTGGCCGTTTTATGCGTAATGGTAAGGAACCCTTGATCGGTTTTCTTAAAATGGTAAATTCTTGCGATTTCCTCTTTTGCTTTTGGGAAAGGAATATATAGCAATAACGAAGGCGTTCTCTATAACGGCTACTTGTCTAGAATAACCCATTATTATGTTCATGAAACCCCCATTCGCGCGGGAGGTTtatcaacgcgcgttaaaaaagcgtttaaatgacacaaatggataaccatgtatgtattcacacgacttCGGTGACGCTTTTGATCAAGCGTTATTGGATTTTGGACTTTAAGCGTTGGTCGTTAAAACGAATTTAGCGTGTGTGGAtggattcaagcgcttttttaataGTCCCGTagcgctggctatattttgagccctaacttaaagtaatattaaagtcaatttttttttcgcttacgaatgctgttttaagatgttaatcttacattttgttttgtgtcacagatattatttgctttttaagcaatttaataatttgtggtaattatttttattttgaattattttggagaaaagaatattcgagagaaaacatgtaactgtgtcgcattAAGGATAGTTTTTGtaatgtgaaaacatagtttgtgtcaattacgtccattgcaatcggatactatgtcatactattcaaaatgactcaaaaaataattaaagttaaaaaaaattgctgacgtcgcatttaatcgtattaatatgtacattacatgtttttgtgtcttattgaggcacagcttcgtaagatttttgataatttggttctaacaagctattaccataacaaaagaatattaaggttactagagttcacaccttattaatataaaaggcgggataaataagaaatatgaatttgtgtcagtttcatccattgcataaacaaataatacaaaaataatgttcgcgttcatacgacgTTAGCGGGTAGCTCTtaacgggcaacgcgggccgtgcacggggagcgggcgcggcggacgcggcgcgaccttggcgtggcggcgggtaagggcctgtctctaaaaaccacacgttgcgtacgcaacgcatgtttacttcgcctgcgcgccaaattaacgcaacttatgcaaagttatactactacaaagagaacttatagatattgtacaatgtcaccatttagcaaaataactgtaagtgtgtaagtaagaaagagaattaaggtctgtttatatCTATACACATTGAGAATGTGAAATTCCTCTTTGACATTCGTTACGTAATGTTGATTAACAAATATGCGACATATCcatcctgagggcctaccgcgaagatcgcaattcgcaaattgcggacatctttctctatcacttttattacatctaattggagtaaaagagaaagagttCGCAATTTAAAAACTTCAGTGTTCAcggttacgcatcatatacttgtgacaatgacagggaaaaggtaccacttgagtaaaatttgcGTATTAATGccgtgacttgaggtaactttcattctttgataaaaatattacttcttgaacttaatttatattaatgttattaatattttgatttctatatctaatatctaatcaagcctaacttcaatatatcttaattatatggactaataaattttaatataaacatttttacattataaatagcacaaaccagTCTTTTCATACTTAACGTAAactatgcacattatttttttcatgtatttttttgttcttagcattttttttttataatatatgtatattattaattacacgtattgaggttatttaaagcctgtttattctcatgttttgaatacatttaccttaaataataattaccaacacttttgatagttcaagcttcttggataataacctttgggttcaattggcgtaaaggacattttggagaaaatgagttatatctactaccgtagcctcaaagggcttaactgacaaaacgcgattttccaggagagccaaaaatcagttttgttttgagaaaaaaatcagaccttttttgtttgtttgaattaactgatgcctgtatgtggcttattccttactttttgaggtcttttaaactgatttcttgaatacaatgcttatttacgaaaatagcatgtacgttacgccaaaaaacacgacaatttttaaaaaggcgtccCTGACGTCTCTTCTTTGCAATATTGgcaacttgcatttagggaacactatacttctaagtactatactttacattttttttccgaataattatagagatgtattcactgtcaagttttccccatttttgttattttggatacttaaacgtggaaaaggtcgttaTCTTAGCCACAAAAAcaatgtttctttttttatttgtttatattaattcaagtatattaatttaatttaatttggtaggtgagaagagatctctgctaaaaataattgaaaactgaaggggaaacatgttggggcacaTGATACGTATCACATATACGATAAATAAGTATCGTGAATACTTACATAAactctataattgaaggcagaatagaagaacagagaggcagaggaagaccgagacgtgcatatattgaccaggccaaagagaaaattaatgtagagacgtgacgtatcaggagctcaaaacagtggcagagaaaagaacggaatggcgaatactccaccgacaagagctaggctcttaagaacaatgatgatgatgattacttcaacagaatcactgctgtcctaccatttatatatattgatatacaacagtaaaatttgtaacaaattaattttactatagaaagtattatgcgttatttctgtttgtaatgttaattggattataaattttacttttaccatgcgtggctcactccgcgatttcgtcgctttgctacaggtagctaaaagtccatccgttcgaccccaattttggggtttgccataagctgcgcgtggcgctgtcgccacctagcggccatatctgtgctcatcgttacagacgcgttttgttagagagtgagtcttctgtacctagtactattatttattctgtgcttttacatactaaagtattattaggtacagtagtagttttgaaatttcgtatgtctattcagtaaaacttaatgaatatgatcgcatatttatgacataatattagagtagaaaaaggcatgCGGTCAGGCTTACGTACTTCTATGGATTTAAATGCAAACGTTATAATTACCTAGACGGTAACTTTTATAAGGTTAATCCTGTAAATtagggtttaaacaaaaaagtattaatattacGTCTTAATCAATATTACCAATGACCcagtcacaaacaaaactaatagttatcaacatcaacatcaacatcatcaacatcaacatttattcaacaaataggccacaagggcacttttacacgtcaacattgaatttacataaaagcaaaaataataacatcatcaattttataaaataaaactaacaattcaatctaacgtattacaattactaagagatgtatatggtctcttaatgtcgaattacatacaaaatacagataaaaaaacacacgaaaaagaaactataatatttagaggtgtaaatgtctctaggtgtcagaactataagattatatagtttatcaagttatccttagagatgtatagggtctccaagggtcaatatcctgtataattaatacattcattaagagaaaagaaacatacgagaacagaatgtggcgcctcactgtaattaattaataaaaattaagttactaagtataatagctcgtgttagcttaaacagaccagtctccacaaacagcacccgttcacgagtatgacgcgtatctcagccatcgcctccctcaaccttcattcgggaaagtggcgacccgatcaacgacgccaccgtaagcaaagacttttaagcgagcatgacatgttcaagctaccggcctatattaatattaaaatagtaataacatgtagctgtaagacacggcattttgtgctcatatgttacataaaaagacagtacttcacataattactagcctaagttgacttagagatgtaaaggtctctaagtgtcagaaacattaaaaatattggtatgtacaatcaaaaataaaaatcaaataaataaatatgtacttagagatgtataaggtctccaagtgtccaaaactaaaattaaattaaacaatataatcaagcgagaacatcattgtctcatgtgtcaattctactggacactagcatatttaattcacaatgtaaaaaaaaaacaatatttatttaactcttattatactaatgaaatcaagctaccggcttaaaagcatctctatcgtttataaaatcatttacagtgtagtacgccttacttAACAAGGAGCGCTTAATGTAagacttaaatttgtgaagtggtaaattcactacatcagtggggactttgttataaaaacgtgtacagttcccgacgaaagacgtactaaccttacggaggcggtgggcggacacagcaagtttatgtttgtttctagtgttatagttatggatatcactgttaaccttgaattcgtggatgtttttccgaacatacatgtCTAACCTTAGTTAAGTCTAACCTTAATTAAAcgccataattatcatttgaatatagtcatgttttattattgttataaaaCTCATGAAAaagtactagagatgcaacggatagttgtttggccggataccggataccggtatccggccaaacaactatccggtCGGCAAACAAcggccgccgaatatccggtcagcggaactatacctacgtttcggtttttcaggtgcgcattctgcaggtttgacctgtttcctagtaaacgttcgcgcgcactcatttctaggttctaaatgagtgcgcgtacaagtcagtggaatgattaaattgttttaaaataataaataagtacgataatggacgtagtttagcgtaaaagatccatcctctaaaatttgtcatttaaatgaatgacttttccctttgacagaaagttcaaattttactaacagatttttgtggattggatcttttaccctaaactacgtccgattatgaccgtgtctgtttcttaaatccaattttattactccgaaatcaagcaatgtagtaactcactatccggtatccggtcggatagtaaaataatggccatCCGGCCattaccggatagtaaccggatatccggtgcatctctaaaaagtaccctctagttcagtttaaattgtcaaaatttagtaaccctataaataaagcaatgagcacatgagcaggtaatgcaagtacctacttaacaaaaaaattgacaaggaaagtaggtataactaggtcatcccacttaaacacaaaaaagcaacaattataaacccgAAATTATACATACCTAGTATGGGGGCGTATCTGTTACATTGAATCTCCCTCTcgcataaatatacaatagttatacatttttgtacattagttgtgggcgtaacgtacatttagcactcaaaaagctactgcaaagaggcgtaacggacaaaaaattaccacatatttaataaaatttccgatgcaaaagggcgtatcgtacacaaagttgagagttacgccaaaatgtctcgcaacatttttttgaattggcagatacggccaaatgcgttggaaaactgtgttcaagcattgattttttcatagggcttaacacacatttttttcaagttatcgaTACGTTAAATAAACTATtcgatagagaaaaaaataccgagtataacagcattttcgcaattttgtcccttacgctctttgagcctacggtagtcgttatatacagttatgttcagaattccaagcgctttcgttctgtatagtga
This region includes:
- the LOC134678585 gene encoding trypsin-like, with the translated sequence MKKRVFTIFFIGLVCISYAENVKKSVDNLRADVNDDIGDNDEAKDIAMDIPEMEPENKTRINLCSARRQNNNMHPILNATAKQFPFVAACLSLSDTHICSGTVIANGMILTTASCIQKQINAVLLNTIIAKRNAPGAERISVIKTEKFPSYTGEESLNDVGIVYTHKFNSSIASKVKLSNYTTAQNLVDVELFGFGLNEPSSATEQLQYVGVENRFMGSPGNKLNVFIDCIETKEPTCFTDYGGPAIFGNELVGVIVKGSPNCIQEISPNYAINKEMGTILPTFSFKAWVDEKIKNEEERNVISIPTFPQKLVGIEELKTKQSSAFNPVACVYTIFLLCMFPFYFH